A stretch of DNA from Deltaproteobacteria bacterium:
CGCTTGCGGGACGAATTGCAGAAAAAGTATTCGAACGTTCATATCGTCCTCTGGGAAAGTAATGTAAAACGCTTTTACCGCGTTCGCCTGGGTTCCTTCCGCTCTGAGGCAGAGGCTCGGCGTTACTCTGAAACCTTGCGGAAAGATAATCTCGCCGGGTTCGTTGTGCGCGAGGATTGAAAGAGAACGCGCTGCGGTGTTGCGATGCTGCCGTGGTGCGGTGCTGTCGTGCTGCTGCAGTACTTCCGTACCGCAGCACTGCAGCACTCTTTTTCAACTCTTCCTCTGGACGAATCATTATGTTATATTAGCTGCGGACTTTTTAAAACTCTGGAGGTTTAGGGATGAGGTTCAGGCTTAGAGTTGCTGGACTATGTATCCTAGCGCAGCTTTTGATCTTTCTTCTGTTAGACCAGGCGTATTCCATCTCCCTGGAAGGCCGGGTCAAGGAATACACCCTGGGTAACGGGATGAAAGTTCTTCTGCTCGAACGGCATCAATCCCCTACTCTATCTTTGTATATCCGCTTTCGGGTGGGTGCGGTCGATGAAAATTTGGGGATCACGGGAACCGCTCATCTCCTCGAGCACATGCTCTTCAAAGGCACTAAAACTCTGGGGACCAAAAACTACGCCGAGGAAGAAAAAACATTAATCCGCATCGACTCCGTGGCTATGGCCCTGGAGGCCGAAAAGGCCAAAGGAGAAAAGGCTGATAAAGATTTCCTCCGGTATCTGGAAAAGAGTCTCCAGGAGCTTACCGAGGAGCATCGAAAATGGGTAGTAAAGGATGAGATCGAACTCCTCTATTCCCAGAATGGAGGAGTGGGATTCAACGCTATGACCAGTGCGGACACCACGACGTATGTGGTCAATCTGCCCTCCAACCGCTTGGAACTCTGGGCGCGCATTGAATCCGACCGTATTCTCAACCCGGTTTTACGAGAGTTCTATTCCGAACGGAATGTGGTTATGGAGGAGCGACGCCGTTCCTACGACTCCCAGCCTGAGCGCAAGCTTCTGGAACATTTTCTGGCCACTGCCTTTCTGGCTCACCCTTATGGCCGGCCCGTGATCGGGTGGCCATCTGACATCCAGCATCTGGATAAGCCAACCACGGAAAAATTTTTTCGCACCTTTTACTCGCCGGCCAACACCGTCCTGACCATCGTTGGGGACCTCGACCCCGAGGCCACCCTATCCGTGATTAAAAAATATTTTGAGCGGATTCCCCCCCAGGTCCTTCTCCCACCCCTTCGTACCCAAGAACCCGAACAACTTGGAGAACGGTGCATCCAGGTGGTTGCCGATGCCAACCCGCAGATGATCATCGGATTTCATAAACCGAATCCGCCTCACGGGGATGACGTCGTGGGTGAGATCATTGAGGGTTTATTGAGTTACGGGCGGACTTCCCGCTTTTACCAGCGTTTGGTCGAGGAAGAAAAGATTGCGGTTGAAGTTTCCGCTTCCAATGGTTTCCCGGGGGAACGCTATCCCAACCTTTTCGTGATCTTCGCCACGCCTCGTCACCCCCATACGGCTGAGGAACTGGAGAAAGCCATTTTCCGGGAGCTCGATCGCCTGAAGAATGAGCCGGTTGCGGAACTGGAGCTCAAAAAAGTCCAGAACCAGATTCAGACTGATTTTCTCCGTAAACTCAACTCCAACTCCAAGCTGGCTTACTGGCTTTCCTACGGACAAAGTCTTTGGGGGAACTGGCGATACTTCACTGAAAGGTTGAAGTCGTACGAAAAGGTCTCCGCAGAAGACATCCGCCGGGTGGCCCAAAAATATTTCACCTCGCGCAATCGTACGGTGGGGACTCTGGTCAAATCTGCCGCATCTCCCTGAATTCAAGGAGAAATATGGGTATGAACCAACGAGTTTTAAATTTTTTTTCTTGCTTTTTGTCCCTTTTCTTTTTTATTCACTTCCTTCCGGGCCTAGCCCATGCCCAAGATCAAGAGCTTCTCAAGCATCCCCGGAATATGTTTTTCCCTCCTCTTACTTTCGTTCTGCCCAAGGCCGAACGCACCGTCCTATCAAATGGGATGGTTCTTTACCTTTTCCAGGACCCGGAAATACCTTTGATTAAAGTTACGGCCTTGATCCGTACGGGCTCCATCTACGACCCGGCCCCTAAAAGTGGCTTAGCCCAGCTGACCGCAACTCTGCTGCGCACCGGGGGAACCGTTGACCAAACCCCCCAGGCCATCAATGAAGCGTTGGAATTCATGGCCGCGGAACTGGAATTTCCCATGGGGAGGGAGTCGGGAGCGGCTTCCCTCTCAGTCCAGAAAAAAGATTTCCCTCGCGCCCTGCCCCTATTGGCCAATTTATTTACCAAGCCGGGCTTCGATCCTATCCAGCTCGACCTGGCCAAAAAGCAGGAAATTGAATCCATCCGCCGATCCAACGACAACCCCGAAGAGATTGCCTACCGGGAATTCCGCCGCTTCCTTTATGAGGGGAATCCCCGGGGGCAAATTCCGACCATAGAATCCATAGAAAGCATCCAGCGGGAAGACCTGGTGGGTTTTCACCGCCAATTTTACAAACCCAACAACATCATCCTGGGGATCTCCGGAGACTTCGCCAAGGCAGAGATGATCACTTCTTTGGAAAAAGCTTTCGGCGGATGGGGGCGTTCCTTGATCGAATTTCCCTTTGTTTCCACCCCAGCCCCCCACGATAAAAAATTGATCTACTATGCCCCCAAGGACCTCCCCCAATCCACCATCCTTATGGGGCACCTCTCCATTCCTCTGAACCACCCGGATTATATCCCCTTCAAAGTTTTAAATTTTATCCTGGGAGGCGGGGGATTCAATTCCCGCCTGACCCGGGAGATTCGCTCCAATCAAGGGCTGGCGTATAACGTGGGAAGTTTTTACCAGGGACGTATCGGGTATGGCGTCTTCGGAGCTTTTTGCCAGACGAAATCCTCTTCCACCCACAAGGTCATCTCTCTTATCTACGAGATCACTGCGGGCCTGAAGAAGGAGGTACCCACCTTCGAAGAGATGGACTGGGCCAAAAAAACCCTGATCAACCAGTTTATTTTTTCCTTTACTTCTTCTGCCAGTATTGTCAGCCAGGAAATGCAGCTTGAATACGATGGACTGCCAGAAGATTACCTGGAGAAATATCAGGAACGCGTGGGGGCGGTAACTTTCGAAGACTTGGAACGGGTGGCCGGAAAACATCTCCATCCCGAAAAATCGCTTCTGTTGGTGGTGGGCAAAGAAGAAAATTTTGATCAGCCCCTTTCCTCTTTGGGGCCCGTCAACCGGATTGAATTAAAAAAATACCAATAAGGATTCCCCATGAAAGTTCTCCTTGTGCAACCTCCTTACCCTTTCTCCGAATTTCCCAAGCCCTCCTGGGCGCTGATGTCCTTGGGGGCCGTACTCCAGCAGCAGGGGGTGGAGGTGGAAGTTCTCGACTTGCTTGCTACCCGTTATTCCCCTCGAAAAATAGAAGAACGCCTGTCCCGATTTCAACCCGACCTCATCGGGGCAACGTGCGTGACCATGAACTTTCCCTCGGCCGTGAAAATTCTCCAATACTGTAAAACATGCGCTCCGCGAGCCACCATCATCATGGGTGGCCCCCATGTAACCTTTACCGCCGCCGAAACCCTCCGTGATTTTCCCGAGGTGGACATTATCGTTCGCGGCGAAGGAGAGGAAACGCTGAAAGAACTTGTTGGGGCTCTCGACGAGGGGAGAAGCTTACAAGAGGTCAAGGGTTTAAGTTTCCGTCGCAACGGAACGATCCTGCACACGGAAGACCGTCCTTTTATCCAGGATCTTAACCTCCTTCCCCTCCCCGACCGCACCCTTTTCCCTTTAGCGCGCTATTTGGCCATGCGGGTTCCCGCCAGTGTGCTTACCAGCCGCGGTTGTCCTACGGGTTGTTCTTTCTGCGTGGGTTATCGCATGACCGGCCGGAAGGGGCGTTTCCGGGATCCACTACGGGTCGTCGATGAGATTGAATCCGCCCGCCTCCTGGGGTTTGAAGAAATATGCATCGACGATGACCTCTTTACCCGGAATCGCCGGCACGTCTTCCGCATCTGCGAGGAAATTGGCCGTCGGGGTTTAAAAAACAAACTGTATATCTTCGCCCGGGTGGATACGGTCGATGCCGTCCTGCTGAAGAAGTTAAAAGATGCCGGATGCGCCATGATCTGCTTTGGGCTGGAAAGCGGAAACCAAAAAATCCTGGATCAAGCCAACAAGCGGACCACCCTGGAGAAGGCCAGGCAAGCTATCCAGCTTTGTAAGGATGTGGGAATTTCCCCCCTCGGCTCGTTCATCCTCGGGCTCCCGGGAGAAACCCGGGAAAGCATGGAGGATACCATCTCCTTCGCCCAGAGCTTGGGGATCCCCTACGGGTTCCATCTTTTTTCTCCCTTTCCGGGAACGAGGATACGAGAAAAGGCTCCGGAATACGGGATTAAAATCCTTACTGACGACTGGTCATTGTATGACGCCGACCACGCCGTCACCGAAACCGAAGCTCTCAGCGCGGCCGAAGTAGCCAATTTTGCCAAGTCCTTTTTTCACAACCTGGGAACAGAGATCGAGAATCTGAAGAAAGAGACTCTATCCGGGACTTATACCGGACCTTACCGGGAAGAGATGGAAAAACGTCTGGAAGTAGATTTTGCCTGGAAACTCCTGTCCGGAGACCTTCTGGAAGAACAGGGGAAAATCCCCCATCCCGGGCAATTGGCGTCTAAGGAGAGAGAAGACCCCCTCCTGGTTTTGGCCAGGCGGATCTCTCCGGCAACTTCTTTTCCCTTGCAGTTCGTTGCCAGCAAGCTCCGCAAGTTTGCGGAAAGGGGGTTCATTATCTGCGACGAAACTCCGGAATCCCACCATTGGCAATGGAAGGAAAGCTAAGAGAGAAATAACTTGCGCCAAAGTAGATCGGGAAGATTGCAGGTTAAGATTCGGGCTGTCCCAAGAGAGGCGAACCTTCCCATTTTTCGCTTTTTCCCTCCAATATCCCTCCCTCTTCGATAACCAATTGAGGGGCTTGAACCCTCCCCAATAGTTTTCCCGTAGGGGTGATATGGGCGCGTTCAGAGGCGATCACAGTTCCTTCAATCCGGCCGCAAAGAATCAGGGTGCTCACTTTCATCTCCCCCTGAAATAGACCCTCCCGGCCAATGATCAAGATCCCTCGGCCGAAGATTCCTCCATCCAGCCGGCCGTCTAATCGCACCACTCCATCACCAAAATGCAGGGTGCCCACAACCGATAATCCTTCGCCAATGAGACTGATTCCTTGCTCTTCCTTGGTGAAGATGCTTCCTAAAAACTTTTCCTTGGGTCTCCTGTTCGGCGAGGTCCATCGCCCACCCATTGAAATCCTCCCTCTTGCTCGTGGCCTTAAAATCTCATTTTTCTGGGATGGCAGTGGATTTTTCCAGAATTATCTTCCCTTCTGGCGAATAAACGAAAAGAGTCAAAGTCTTAAAGGCTTCACCGGAGGAACCATCGAAAAAAGCTTCGATGAATTTTTGCTTTTCTATCTCGAACTTTTTTCCTTTTTCTGGCTGTTGGGGAATGCCTTTGTTCAGGTGCATCTCCGGAATGACCCGATAGATCGGAATCCGCAGTCGGTCATTTTGGGCGACCAAAACCAGGGTTCCCGAGACAGGATGATTCTGGGGATTTTGATTGATCAACTGAAAGCTGACGGAAAATCCTCCTCTTTTGGCTCGCCGGCTAATTTTCAGTCCTGCTATGGCCATGAAGGGAAGAGTTGTCTTGGGGGAAGCTTTTGCCATTACGGCTTTCTGCAAGTTTTTTTCCAGCGCAGCGATTCGGTGGGTAAGCTGTTGCATCCTACTCATTAGATCACTCCGCTCCTGAAGGAAAGTAAAATATTCATGGGCAAAGAAAGCCAAGCTCCCGGCAAAGAAGATTCCCCCGAGTCCGAGAATAATCAAAGGACGTTTCTCCACCCGCAGGGTTCGTACCCTTCCCCATGAACGTATTATGATCAAAAGCCAATAACTGGATTTCATCTATTCTTTTTCTCCCCCTCCCAAAAGCGCCCAGGCCAACCTTCATGAAAATTAATGAATTTATTGGAAAATGTCAAGGCGATTCTATTCCTTGCTATTTTTTGCCCGGGGCTACGTCTAATAAAGCAATAACCCCTTGAAGTCGCAAATTTATGCGTTTAACCAATTTTTGGTAAATCCGAATTTCGAAGTACGATTTATACGTCATGAAAATTCTTCTATTCGGCAAATTTAGATTCTACTTTGAGGTTAACGTGTTATTTACCGATGGACTGTTTGTTCAATGTATGCAAAAATTCAAAGATAAGGAAATCATTAAAAATATATTTAGGCGTAACTTTTTTATTTACGGTCGAAAATTTCTCTTAGCAGGAAAACAAACTTGTCTAATATACGGTTTTTGAGCCGGAGAGGTTATCTTCATCTCTTTCTTTTTTTCTTATTCTGCAGCCTACCGGCAACCTCCTGGGGCAATCCGCTGGAGGAAACCCTGAGCAATGGCCTGAATGTCTTAATTCTGAAAAACCCGGGTACTTCTTCGGTTGCGGTGGACCTCTGGGTTAAGATAGGTTCGCGCTATGAATCCCCTAAAACCAATGGGATCTCCCATTTTGTAGAGCATCTCCTCTTCAAGGGAACTTCAAAACGAACCGCCAAGGATATCTCCCGGGAAATTGCCGCGGTGGGGGGCATACTGAACGGATATACCCATTGGGAATATACCCAGTTGCACATTTCCCTGCTCCCTCTTCACCTGGGCTTGGCCTTGGAAATTCTGGCCGACATCGGTCAAAATTCTTTAATGGCTGAAGAGATGGTCGAAAAAGAAAGGAACGTAATTCTGGAAGAAATATCCCTGGCCAATATCTACCCTCCCAGCTATATCCTGAACTTGGTTTCCAGCACCCTTTTCCCGGAGAACCCCTTGGGAATGCCTATTGCCGGAACCAAAGAAACAGTGGGAGCTATTCGCCGGCAAGACCTTCTTCAGTTTTACCGTAACCATTATGTCCCCAATAATATTTTCCTCACCATTGTAGGCAACGTAGATCCGCAAACGGGTCTGGGACTGATCCGGGAAAAATTTGCCTCATGGCCTAAGGGGAATCAACTTCCTCCTTCCCCCTTTCCCCCCTATCGCCAGGAAAAACTCATAGAAGTCCGGGAGAGAAAATTTCTTGATCAAGCCATCGTGGTCCTTGCTCTCCAGGCTATGGCCCTGGGGGACATTGACCGTCCTGCTTTCGAAATTATCAACGCCACCTTGGGATCGGGAGGTAATTCCCGCCTTTACCAGGAAATCCGCGAGAAAAGAGGTTTGTCTTATTTGGTGGGTTCTCTTTACCATCCCCTCTCTGATACAGGGCTTTGGGCCACCTATGCGGGTACCGACCCCAAGAATATAGAACAAATACAATCCATCTTTTCCCAACAAA
This window harbors:
- a CDS encoding radical SAM protein, which codes for MKVLLVQPPYPFSEFPKPSWALMSLGAVLQQQGVEVEVLDLLATRYSPRKIEERLSRFQPDLIGATCVTMNFPSAVKILQYCKTCAPRATIIMGGPHVTFTAAETLRDFPEVDIIVRGEGEETLKELVGALDEGRSLQEVKGLSFRRNGTILHTEDRPFIQDLNLLPLPDRTLFPLARYLAMRVPASVLTSRGCPTGCSFCVGYRMTGRKGRFRDPLRVVDEIESARLLGFEEICIDDDLFTRNRRHVFRICEEIGRRGLKNKLYIFARVDTVDAVLLKKLKDAGCAMICFGLESGNQKILDQANKRTTLEKARQAIQLCKDVGISPLGSFILGLPGETRESMEDTISFAQSLGIPYGFHLFSPFPGTRIREKAPEYGIKILTDDWSLYDADHAVTETEALSAAEVANFAKSFFHNLGTEIENLKKETLSGTYTGPYREEMEKRLEVDFAWKLLSGDLLEEQGKIPHPGQLASKEREDPLLVLARRISPATSFPLQFVASKLRKFAERGFIICDETPESHHWQWKES
- a CDS encoding pitrilysin family protein, with amino-acid sequence MSNIRFLSRRGYLHLFLFFLFCSLPATSWGNPLEETLSNGLNVLILKNPGTSSVAVDLWVKIGSRYESPKTNGISHFVEHLLFKGTSKRTAKDISREIAAVGGILNGYTHWEYTQLHISLLPLHLGLALEILADIGQNSLMAEEMVEKERNVILEEISLANIYPPSYILNLVSSTLFPENPLGMPIAGTKETVGAIRRQDLLQFYRNHYVPNNIFLTIVGNVDPQTGLGLIREKFASWPKGNQLPPSPFPPYRQEKLIEVRERKFLDQAIVVLALQAMALGDIDRPAFEIINATLGSGGNSRLYQEIREKRGLSYLVGSLYHPLSDTGLWATYAGTDPKNIEQIQSIFSQQIKKIQQEPLSPSELAEIKNYIRGRTLIRNENNSTLAEFVGQGLLAGSWSLPEEFISKIQKVRAEDVTRVARTYLREDQRNVIILKPYPGLRLLRGLF
- a CDS encoding pitrilysin family protein, which codes for MNQRVLNFFSCFLSLFFFIHFLPGLAHAQDQELLKHPRNMFFPPLTFVLPKAERTVLSNGMVLYLFQDPEIPLIKVTALIRTGSIYDPAPKSGLAQLTATLLRTGGTVDQTPQAINEALEFMAAELEFPMGRESGAASLSVQKKDFPRALPLLANLFTKPGFDPIQLDLAKKQEIESIRRSNDNPEEIAYREFRRFLYEGNPRGQIPTIESIESIQREDLVGFHRQFYKPNNIILGISGDFAKAEMITSLEKAFGGWGRSLIEFPFVSTPAPHDKKLIYYAPKDLPQSTILMGHLSIPLNHPDYIPFKVLNFILGGGGFNSRLTREIRSNQGLAYNVGSFYQGRIGYGVFGAFCQTKSSSTHKVISLIYEITAGLKKEVPTFEEMDWAKKTLINQFIFSFTSSASIVSQEMQLEYDGLPEDYLEKYQERVGAVTFEDLERVAGKHLHPEKSLLLVVGKEENFDQPLSSLGPVNRIELKKYQ
- a CDS encoding pitrilysin family protein; protein product: MRFRLRVAGLCILAQLLIFLLLDQAYSISLEGRVKEYTLGNGMKVLLLERHQSPTLSLYIRFRVGAVDENLGITGTAHLLEHMLFKGTKTLGTKNYAEEEKTLIRIDSVAMALEAEKAKGEKADKDFLRYLEKSLQELTEEHRKWVVKDEIELLYSQNGGVGFNAMTSADTTTYVVNLPSNRLELWARIESDRILNPVLREFYSERNVVMEERRRSYDSQPERKLLEHFLATAFLAHPYGRPVIGWPSDIQHLDKPTTEKFFRTFYSPANTVLTIVGDLDPEATLSVIKKYFERIPPQVLLPPLRTQEPEQLGERCIQVVADANPQMIIGFHKPNPPHGDDVVGEIIEGLLSYGRTSRFYQRLVEEEKIAVEVSASNGFPGERYPNLFVIFATPRHPHTAEELEKAIFRELDRLKNEPVAELELKKVQNQIQTDFLRKLNSNSKLAYWLSYGQSLWGNWRYFTERLKSYEKVSAEDIRRVAQKYFTSRNRTVGTLVKSAASP
- a CDS encoding polymer-forming cytoskeletal protein, translating into MGGRWTSPNRRPKEKFLGSIFTKEEQGISLIGEGLSVVGTLHFGDGVVRLDGRLDGGIFGRGILIIGREGLFQGEMKVSTLILCGRIEGTVIASERAHITPTGKLLGRVQAPQLVIEEGGILEGKSEKWEGSPLLGQPES